Genomic segment of Xanthomonas sp. DAR 35659:
CAGGCGGTTCTTCTGCCGCCGCAGCTGATAGCTGAGCGGTCCCTGCGGGGTGCGCAACTGCTCGATCGCCACGCCCTTGCCGTCCAGCCACGTCGCCGGCACGCCGGCCGCCAGGACCAGGCTGTCGTCCACGTCTCGCGCGTAGGCGAACATGTCCAGCACCGAGCGCACGAAGTCCGAGGCCACCCAGGCGTGCGGCAGGTCGCCGACGAAGAACGGCTTGCGCGGCGTGCGCGAGACCACTTCGGCCCACTGGTTCCACGGCTGCGGCGCGCGGTCCTTGAAGAAGAACGCGGTCGCGTCCCAGGCGCGCTCGCGCCAGCCCAGCCGCACGAACGCGGCGACGTTGCGCCACTCGTAGGGGGTGTAGTCCTTCCACTCGCGCTTGCCGTCGCGGCGGCTGGCGAACTCGCCCCAGTAACGCTCGAAGGTGTTGTTCAGCAGCTGCGTCGGCAGCCGTCCCTGCTCGCCGCCGGGGGCCAGCGCGATGGTGGTGGAGGTGGGGTCGAAATCGCCCAGTTCCGCCGAGCCCGGCAGGAAGTCGATGTGGTGCTGCGCGGTGGCGCTCTGCAGCGAGGCGTACAGGTCCTGGCGGAACTCGTCGCGGGCGGCGGCGAAACGCGCCGCATCGTCGACCCGGCCCAGCTCGGCGGCGATCGCCACCGCGTCCTTGTAGCCGCGCAGCGCCCAGAAGTTGTCCCAGTACGAATGCATCGGCTTGGCCGAATAGCCTTCGTGGCTGATCGACACCGGCATCATCCCGTAAAACGCCGGATTGCGCGCCCGGTTCTCCTCGGTGCGCTCGCTGGCGCGCAACTGCTCCATGTACTCGTAGGCGGCCAGCACGTGCGGCCACATCTGTTCCAGGAACGCGCGATCGCCGCTGTAGCGGTAGTAGTCGGCGACGCCGAAGATCAGCTCGCCATGGCTGTCGTTCTCCGGCACCGGGTCGCTGCCGCGGTCGTCCACGCAGCACGGCACCATGCCGTTGGCGAACTGGTACGGCGCATACCACTCCAGGTACTCGCGCGCCACGTCGGCGCGGCCCAGGCGCAGCAGGCCTTCGGAGATCATCGCGCCGTCGCGGATCCAGCTGCGCGAGTACGAGCGCGTGCCCGGCTGCAGGCGCGGCCCGATCCGCGAGATCAGCATGTGCGCCAGCGCAGTGCGCAGGGTGTCGGCCACGGCCTTGCCCTCGGCCGGCACGTGCAGTTGCACGCGGTCCAGCTTGTCGCGCCACTGCGCGGCGACCTGCTGCTGGGCGGCTGCCGCGTCGAAGCCGGGCGGCAGCGCCTGCGTGCCGGTCTGCGGGATCAGCAGCGCCACCTCGCGCACTTCGCCCGGGGCCAGCCGCCCGCGGTACAGCAGCGCGCCGGAGGCCAGGCCATCGGGATCCTGCGCCTGCTGCGGCAGGCCGCTGCTGTCGGGGCCCAGCCGCTCGATGTCGATGCCGGCGTCGAATGCGGTGGCGTAGCTCGCGTCCGGCTTCTGCACCGCGAACACGCGCGGCTGGCCGTTGACCTGCACCTGGCCGCCGGCGAAGGCCAGCGAGCGGATCGGACTGACGCCGCCGACGGTGTTGAGGAACTGGCTGGGCGGATTCACCTGGAACGGCCGCACCGCCAGCGCCAGGGTGTAGTCGTGCGGCTGCTTGCTCGGATTGCTGAGCCGGTAGCGCGCCACCAGTTGCGCCTGCTCCGGGGTGCCCTGGACGAAGGCGGTGACGCGCAGGCCGGCGTTGTCGTGGCGCCAGTCCACGCTGGGGATCGGCAGGTAATCGTCCTGCAGGCTCTGCGTGGTGGTCACGTCGGCCCAGCTCAGGCGCTTGCCGTCCAGCAGCAGGAACGGCTCGATGCTGAAACCGCCCTTGCCCACCTCGATCGCGCCGTCCTCGCCGACCAGGCCCTGCTCGCGGCCGCCGTCCAGGCCGACGATGGTCCAGTACGGCTGCTCGCCGCTGAACCCGCGCGGGAACCAGCCGTGGGTCGACTCGGCGGCCACCGACTTGATGAAGTCGTTCGGGGTCGCGGCGAAGGCCAGCGGCTGCAGTGCGATGTCGGCGATCCCATAGCGGAAACTGGGGCCGTCCTCCAGGTCGATGCGCACGTAGCGCGCCTCGGTCTCGGGCATCGGCAGCCAGTCGGTGCCGCCGTTGCCGGCGGTGACCCGGCGCAGTTCGCGCCAGCTACGGCCGTCGGCCGAGCCCTGCAGCGTGTAGCGCGAGGCATGCACGCCCGGCGCCCACTGCACCTTGGCGCCGCCGAATTCGCGCACCTTGCCCAGGTCCAGCATGATGGTCTGGCGCTTGGCGTTGCCGCTGTACCACACCGTCTCCGGCTTGCCGTCGGCGATGCGCTGCTCCAGCGCCGGCGCGGTGTCGGCGCTGACCTTGGCGGTCAGCGGCGAGGTGTCCTGCGGCGGCAGCGGGGTCAGGGTCAACTGGTCGAAGCACACCGAGCCCTTGCCGCCGACCTGGTTGTAGATGGTGAACTCGACCTGCGCGCTGCGCTTGAGTTCCTTGTCCGGACTCGGCCCCCAGGCCTTGTCGATCTGCCGCTTCTTGTAGCTGACCGTGCTCCATTGCTTGGGGAAGTCGTAGCGCGGGCGGTTGACCCACCACACGTTGTCGCCGCTGGCGTCGGCCAGCTTGAACTGCAGGTCGTTGCTCGGCGAATCGCCGCGCAGTTGGAACGAGAGCTGGTAGTTGTCCGGATACTCGAT
This window contains:
- a CDS encoding discoidin domain-containing protein yields the protein MALLGLAAAHASAAPPTAPVALDGFNNLDNWQIVVSNQVTASTRLVQAASGGRAKAICLDYDFNGVSGYAGIRRAIPIEYPDNYQLSFQLRGDSPSNDLQFKLADASGDNVWWVNRPRYDFPKQWSTVSYKKRQIDKAWGPSPDKELKRSAQVEFTIYNQVGGKGSVCFDQLTLTPLPPQDTSPLTAKVSADTAPALEQRIADGKPETVWYSGNAKRQTIMLDLGKVREFGGAKVQWAPGVHASRYTLQGSADGRSWRELRRVTAGNGGTDWLPMPETEARYVRIDLEDGPSFRYGIADIALQPLAFAATPNDFIKSVAAESTHGWFPRGFSGEQPYWTIVGLDGGREQGLVGEDGAIEVGKGGFSIEPFLLLDGKRLSWADVTTTQSLQDDYLPIPSVDWRHDNAGLRVTAFVQGTPEQAQLVARYRLSNPSKQPHDYTLALAVRPFQVNPPSQFLNTVGGVSPIRSLAFAGGQVQVNGQPRVFAVQKPDASYATAFDAGIDIERLGPDSSGLPQQAQDPDGLASGALLYRGRLAPGEVREVALLIPQTGTQALPPGFDAAAAQQQVAAQWRDKLDRVQLHVPAEGKAVADTLRTALAHMLISRIGPRLQPGTRSYSRSWIRDGAMISEGLLRLGRADVAREYLEWYAPYQFANGMVPCCVDDRGSDPVPENDSHGELIFGVADYYRYSGDRAFLEQMWPHVLAAYEYMEQLRASERTEENRARNPAFYGMMPVSISHEGYSAKPMHSYWDNFWALRGYKDAVAIAAELGRVDDAARFAAARDEFRQDLYASLQSATAQHHIDFLPGSAELGDFDPTSTTIALAPGGEQGRLPTQLLNNTFERYWGEFASRRDGKREWKDYTPYEWRNVAAFVRLGWRERAWDATAFFFKDRAPQPWNQWAEVVSRTPRKPFFVGDLPHAWVASDFVRSVLDMFAYARDVDDSLVLAAGVPATWLDGKGVAIEQLRTPQGPLSYQLRRQKNRLLLHIPDGLRVPTGGLVLPWPYPGEPGRTQINGEAAQWEGGELRIRSLPADVQIEVR